A region from the Sorex araneus isolate mSorAra2 chromosome 6, mSorAra2.pri, whole genome shotgun sequence genome encodes:
- the LOC101553650 gene encoding olfactory receptor 10V1-like produces the protein MEKANQTGMILFHFRPFSKLPEVQMLIFVTFLLMYLVSVSGNFSITLIIWINRSLHTPMYFFLGNLAALEICYSSTIAPLTLASVWSTERTLISLAGCGTQMFFFIFLGSTDCILLAVMAYDRFVAICHPLRYTLMMNWRLCVQLSLGSLVLGFFLAIQLTVLIFQLPFCSSQEIGMFYCDVLPVMRMACADTRVHEATLFVVSIIVLTIPFLLITLSYVFIVAAILKINSAEGRHKAFSTCSSHITVVLLQYGCTSLIYLCPSSSYSPERGQVVSVVYTFITPMLNPLIYSMRNRELKDALKKEMMRLFLT, from the coding sequence ATGGAGAAAGCAAACCAAACAGGGATGATTCTCTTCCATTTCCGCCCCTTCTCCAAACTCCCCGAGGTGCAGATGCTGATTTTTGTGACCTTCCTGCTCATGTACCTGGTCAGTGTGAGCGGTAACTTCTCCATCACTCTCATCATCTGGATCAACCGctctctccacacccccatgtactttttTCTGGGCAACCTGGCAGCGCTGGAGATCTGCTACTCTTCCACCATTGCCCCTCTGACGCTGGCCAGCGTGTGGTCCACAGAACGCACCCTCATCTCCCTGGCTGGCTGTGGCACCCAGAtgttcttcttcatcttcctggGCAGCACTGACTGCATCCTGCTGGCtgtcatggcctatgacaggtttgtggccatctgccacccttTGCGTTACACTCTCATGATGAACTGGCGACTCTGTGTTCAACTGTCCCTGGGATCTCTGGTTCTGGGTTTCTTCTTGGCCATCCAGCTGACTGTGCTTATCTTCCAACTCCCTTTCTGTAGCAGTCAAGAAATCGGTATGTTCTACTGTGATGTCCTCCCTGTCATGAGAATGGCCTGTGCAGACACCCGAGTCCATGAAGCTACTCTGTTTGTGGTCAGTATCATTGTCCTCACCATCCCCTTCCTGCTCATCACTCTCTCCTACGTCTTCATTGTGGCTGCCATCCTGAAGATCAACTCAGCAGAGGGGAGACAcaaggccttctccacctgctcctcccatATTACTGTGGTTCTTCTGCAGTATGGCTGCACCAGCCTAATATACCTGTGCCCCAGCTCCAGCTACTCTCCTGAGAGGGGCCAGGTAGTGTCTGTGGTTTACACCTTCATCACTCCTATGTTAAACCCCTTGATCTACAGCATGAGGAACAGAGAACTTAAGGAtgctctgaagaaagaaatgatgAGATTGTTTTTGACCTAA